One Brassica napus cultivar Da-Ae chromosome A1, Da-Ae, whole genome shotgun sequence genomic region harbors:
- the LOC106380729 gene encoding uncharacterized protein LOC106380729, translating to MVCFCFLVDQKRKIKASKPAAGTCSRCGRGAKVADMKTSTRFCLVPFYCRSWRAIVCSFCGSVLKTYR from the coding sequence ATGGTGTGTTTCTGTTTCTTGGTGGACCAGAAGAGGAAGATTAAAGCAAGCAAACCGGCGGCAGGAACGTGTTCCCGGTGCGGTCGTGGTGCAAAAGTCGCTGACATGAAGACTTCGACGAGGTTTTGTCTTGTACCTTTTTATTGCAGATCTTGGAGAGCCATCGTCTGCAGCTTTTGCGGCTCTGTTCTTAAAACGTACCGTTGA